The Burkholderia pyrrocinia genome has a segment encoding these proteins:
- a CDS encoding PAAR domain-containing protein, with product MKRYDIVKGDTTTVGGIVQAGDGLDMLHGREQAYEHDPVWCPVCKTLGVIVCDGPRHSSTGPDGRQSALSDDLCRCACPMPPKLVASQSVSYIEV from the coding sequence ATGAAGCGCTATGACATCGTGAAAGGCGACACGACGACGGTGGGCGGCATCGTGCAGGCTGGTGACGGACTGGACATGCTGCACGGTCGCGAACAAGCGTACGAGCACGATCCGGTGTGGTGCCCGGTGTGCAAGACACTCGGCGTGATCGTGTGCGACGGCCCGCGTCATTCGAGCACCGGACCGGATGGTCGACAGTCGGCGTTAAGTGACGACCTCTGTCGGTGCGCATGTCCAATGCCGCCGAAGCTGGTGGCGTCACAGTCGGTATCGTATATCGAGGTCTGA
- a CDS encoding GNAT family N-acetyltransferase: MRELPTPTLPFASLPLDTSRRHLPRAAETVTSEYRLRAAWARTEDELREAQRLRYSVFAEEMGAQVSGPSGLDVDPFDAYCDHLLVRDLDTLKVVGTYRVLPPHQAARVGRLYAEGEFDLSRLTHLRGKMVEVGRSCVHSDYRSGAVIMALWGGLGAYMMQNGYETMLGCASVSMADGGHYAANLYQSLAASSLTAPEYRAFPHTALPVDELQTGVAVAPPPLIKGYLRLGAKICGAPAWDPDFNCADFLTLFRLSDINARYARHFLG; this comes from the coding sequence ATGCGAGAACTGCCGACGCCTACGCTCCCCTTTGCCTCGCTGCCCCTCGACACGTCGCGGCGCCACCTGCCGCGCGCTGCTGAAACCGTCACATCCGAGTATCGCCTGCGCGCTGCGTGGGCCCGTACGGAAGACGAATTGCGTGAAGCCCAGCGCCTGCGTTACAGCGTGTTCGCCGAAGAGATGGGCGCGCAGGTCAGCGGCCCCTCCGGTCTCGATGTCGATCCGTTCGATGCGTACTGCGACCACCTGCTGGTTCGCGATCTCGATACGCTGAAGGTCGTCGGCACGTATCGCGTGCTGCCGCCGCACCAGGCGGCGCGTGTCGGCCGCCTGTACGCCGAAGGCGAATTCGACCTGTCGCGCCTCACGCACCTGCGCGGCAAGATGGTCGAGGTCGGCCGCTCGTGCGTGCACAGCGACTACCGCAGCGGCGCCGTCATCATGGCGCTGTGGGGTGGCCTCGGCGCGTACATGATGCAGAACGGCTACGAGACGATGCTCGGCTGCGCGAGCGTGTCGATGGCCGACGGCGGCCACTATGCGGCGAACCTGTACCAGTCGCTGGCGGCGAGCTCGCTGACGGCGCCCGAGTACCGCGCATTCCCGCACACGGCACTGCCGGTCGACGAACTGCAGACGGGCGTCGCCGTGGCGCCGCCGCCGCTGATCAAGGGTTACCTGCGTCTCGGCGCGAAGATCTGCGGCGCACCGGCCTGGGATCCCGACTTCAACTGCGCGGATTTCCTGACGCTGTTCCGCCTGTCGGACATCAACGCGCGCTACGCCCGCCACTTCCTGGGCTGA
- the sixA gene encoding phosphohistidine phosphatase SixA: MMNLILWRHAEAEDYATSDLARQLTVRGRKDAQAMAKWLRGRLETNAVILASPAARTVQTAEALTDQYRTVDALAPGGSIDEVLAAAGWPEGLAPTVVIVGHQPTLGSVAAQLIAGSDDSWSVKKGGIVWLASRTRDGSRQAVLRAVLTPELV, from the coding sequence ATGATGAACCTGATCCTGTGGCGCCACGCCGAAGCCGAAGACTACGCGACGAGCGATCTCGCACGCCAATTGACCGTCCGTGGCCGCAAGGACGCGCAGGCGATGGCCAAATGGCTGCGTGGCCGGCTCGAGACGAACGCCGTGATCCTCGCGAGCCCGGCGGCCCGCACCGTGCAGACCGCCGAGGCACTGACCGACCAGTATCGGACCGTCGACGCGCTCGCGCCGGGCGGCAGCATCGACGAGGTGCTGGCGGCGGCCGGCTGGCCGGAAGGCCTCGCGCCGACGGTCGTCATCGTCGGGCACCAGCCGACGCTCGGCAGCGTCGCCGCGCAACTGATCGCCGGCAGCGACGACAGTTGGAGCGTCAAGAAGGGCGGAATCGTGTGGCTTGCGAGCCGCACGCGTGACGGCAGCCGGCAGGCCGTGCTGCGGGCGGTATTGACGCCGGAACTCGTGTGA
- a CDS encoding T6SS immunity protein Tli4 family protein, producing MLKGLQKFLLLVVGVCACTTVFSGEPTMTNSLLSKPRPWCIGRFLFDRPATSKISNQRYEFRGEKLTTQYNVSSATYQAEIVAREKELRTKQRINPVNLKEKTGRAWLEKAFSPVPNSRVFVFEDAVAKVEKLPFETEGYVFFDDKVVRTKGMIGATAIDRAEEIYNDTIRRIKARDNWTIPTESGFCFDGGIVTGSSTYTEEVSQSFALMPGRPALLVIQLRDAVGSDQKESLTKTLPQLRAQMDRMSGHYRILRQGKRTVAGMDAEEVLFELKEGDITSYRFYLLAPGDSSTLAKPHTAIQLLLGASSPDLKPEEATSPVDEGSALQVWDTLLNSLRLRPGAV from the coding sequence ATGTTGAAAGGTTTACAGAAGTTTCTATTGCTTGTGGTGGGCGTGTGCGCCTGTACGACTGTGTTTTCCGGGGAACCAACGATGACTAATTCCTTGCTATCCAAGCCGCGCCCGTGGTGTATTGGCCGTTTTTTATTCGATCGGCCGGCAACGAGCAAGATTTCGAATCAGCGATATGAGTTTCGAGGGGAGAAGTTAACAACCCAATACAACGTCTCGTCGGCGACATACCAAGCTGAAATTGTTGCGCGGGAAAAAGAACTGAGAACTAAGCAGCGCATTAACCCGGTAAATCTGAAAGAAAAAACAGGCCGCGCATGGTTGGAGAAGGCTTTTTCGCCGGTGCCAAATTCTCGGGTTTTTGTGTTTGAAGATGCGGTGGCAAAGGTCGAAAAGCTGCCTTTTGAAACCGAGGGTTATGTTTTCTTTGATGACAAAGTGGTTCGAACGAAGGGGATGATCGGCGCAACTGCTATTGATCGAGCGGAGGAAATCTATAACGATACAATTCGTCGTATTAAGGCGAGAGACAACTGGACTATACCGACCGAATCGGGGTTCTGCTTCGATGGTGGGATTGTCACGGGTTCATCGACCTATACCGAGGAAGTTAGCCAGTCGTTTGCATTGATGCCGGGCCGTCCGGCGTTACTGGTTATTCAGCTGCGTGATGCGGTGGGCTCGGATCAGAAAGAGTCACTAACTAAGACGTTGCCACAGTTACGCGCGCAGATGGACCGGATGTCCGGACATTATCGGATCCTGCGACAGGGCAAGCGAACGGTTGCAGGGATGGATGCCGAGGAAGTGTTGTTCGAACTGAAGGAAGGCGACATCACCTCGTACCGCTTTTATCTGCTTGCACCGGGCGATTCGAGCACGCTGGCGAAGCCGCATACGGCTATTCAATTGCTGCTTGGCGCGAGTAGTCCCGACTTGAAGCCGGAAGAGGCGACGTCCCCGGTCGACGAGGGGAGCGCGCTGCAAGTGTGGGATACGCTCTTGAACAGTTTACGGTTGAGACCGGGCGCTGTCTGA
- a CDS encoding type VI secretion system Vgr family protein, whose amino-acid sequence MDIRPSALGDLKFRDLYEAISKGVLQQGRLLMLDTPLGKNALVPLRARGSARIGRDYSYTIDVASTRDDTALLSLMHQPVTLQIQQVTAPFAVPVYRPVHGFVHRVAYLGGNGGLSTYQIEFSSALVFLEKTHNEEGWLEKDAREIISDVLDRYPQLRGQYRFSLSSDPAKRSWCRQSESDLHFVNRLAEAEGWYFYWVHENVSEGDAPKTTLVIVDRVSTLPDGKPVEFIRANDSNESDGFAHWAVVQTMQSTRYMSRAFDYKRPASNFQVESGLAATSYVAEERHQKAEHSVPDAPMTVFESTAYGYSSSDAGEVRARRRVEIWDARASRYFGVGGVRWLDAGSRFVLNGHPRHEDGDAKKREYLVVEARWFIENNVPIGQQTVEFPQSLRATLAEQQAIHRERFDTPGHADGTTGFFMLEVEAQPTAVEYRSPLDHPKPVMSIEHALVVTPDGAEAWTNDRNQIRVHFAWDRKNPPDAFNSSPLLSSLQSDTGNGYGAVHVPRAREWVIVGYWNGDCDKPFVLGRINGGTTPSQWHSNALLSGFKSEGFGKTGAYNSFVHDDSTNQSGTRLVSYTGKSYAALTQGYLIKHDDNTRGQYLGAGFVLHADEFGAVRASKGLSISAHSKAYDDEQMGVDEARSQLQQAGMLVESLSSASTIAQAESLQTGQDALKALSKDIQHPVSGNTSGGVTAGGGTGSANGFAQPNILVSTPKDIALVADSSTHIVAEKEVNVVSNENTYVATGKSFVVAAAEKVSFFAQKLGAFFVTAKGPIKLSANTDDVNVNAGKDVTVKAKRIVLDADEIIIKAGGSYTRWVAAGIEDGTQGPRTIKSASLSRQGPSSIAQHMNSLPQAKFNDPYVLRDRISGEVLKNHPYELVRGDGTRIKGMTNDLGHVAEQKNEDIETLKLHALRPEPPASAGNGQE is encoded by the coding sequence CGGATCGGCCAGAATCGGGCGTGACTACTCGTACACGATCGACGTTGCGTCGACGCGTGATGATACTGCGCTGCTGTCGCTGATGCACCAGCCTGTCACCCTGCAGATTCAGCAAGTCACGGCTCCCTTTGCGGTTCCCGTCTATCGTCCGGTCCACGGTTTCGTGCATCGGGTCGCCTATTTGGGCGGTAACGGCGGCCTTTCGACGTACCAGATCGAGTTTTCATCGGCGCTGGTCTTCCTTGAGAAAACCCACAACGAAGAGGGCTGGCTCGAGAAAGACGCCCGCGAGATCATTTCCGACGTGCTTGATCGGTATCCGCAGCTACGCGGACAGTACCGTTTCTCGCTGTCGTCTGATCCCGCCAAGCGTTCGTGGTGCAGGCAAAGCGAATCCGATCTTCACTTTGTGAACCGCTTGGCTGAGGCCGAGGGCTGGTATTTCTACTGGGTCCACGAAAACGTTAGCGAAGGTGACGCGCCCAAGACGACGCTCGTCATTGTTGACCGCGTCTCGACACTTCCCGATGGGAAACCGGTCGAATTCATCCGAGCGAACGACAGCAACGAATCTGACGGTTTCGCTCATTGGGCAGTGGTGCAGACGATGCAGAGCACGCGCTACATGTCGCGTGCGTTTGATTACAAGCGGCCCGCGTCCAATTTTCAGGTAGAGAGTGGGCTTGCCGCGACGAGCTATGTCGCGGAGGAGCGCCACCAGAAAGCTGAGCATAGCGTTCCTGATGCGCCGATGACGGTCTTCGAATCGACGGCTTACGGCTATTCCAGCTCAGACGCTGGTGAGGTGCGAGCGCGACGGCGAGTAGAGATATGGGATGCGCGAGCAAGCCGATATTTTGGCGTCGGAGGCGTGCGGTGGCTCGATGCCGGTTCGCGGTTTGTGTTGAACGGGCATCCCCGCCACGAAGACGGTGATGCGAAGAAGCGAGAGTATCTGGTGGTCGAGGCGCGATGGTTCATCGAGAACAATGTGCCGATCGGCCAGCAGACGGTCGAGTTTCCGCAAAGTCTTCGCGCGACGCTGGCCGAGCAACAGGCAATTCACCGGGAACGGTTCGATACGCCCGGTCATGCAGATGGCACAACCGGATTTTTCATGCTCGAAGTGGAGGCGCAACCCACGGCCGTCGAGTACCGGAGCCCATTGGATCATCCGAAGCCGGTCATGTCGATCGAACACGCGCTTGTCGTGACTCCGGATGGCGCGGAAGCGTGGACGAACGACCGCAACCAGATCAGGGTGCATTTCGCCTGGGATCGCAAGAATCCACCGGACGCCTTCAATTCCTCACCGCTGCTGTCTTCGCTTCAGTCTGATACCGGGAACGGCTATGGGGCGGTTCACGTGCCGAGGGCGCGTGAATGGGTCATCGTCGGTTACTGGAATGGCGACTGTGATAAGCCGTTCGTGTTGGGCCGTATCAATGGAGGCACTACGCCGTCCCAATGGCATTCGAACGCGTTGCTGTCCGGGTTCAAGTCGGAGGGGTTCGGCAAGACGGGTGCCTACAACTCGTTCGTTCACGATGACTCTACGAATCAAAGCGGGACACGGCTGGTCAGCTATACCGGCAAGAGCTATGCGGCGCTGACGCAGGGCTACCTGATCAAGCATGACGACAACACACGCGGCCAGTATTTGGGGGCCGGTTTCGTCCTGCACGCCGACGAGTTTGGTGCGGTTCGTGCCAGCAAGGGGCTGTCCATCAGTGCGCATTCGAAGGCTTACGACGACGAACAAATGGGTGTGGACGAAGCGCGATCGCAGTTGCAGCAGGCGGGGATGCTGGTCGAGTCGCTGTCCAGCGCAAGCACGATTGCTCAGGCGGAATCGCTGCAAACAGGACAGGACGCGCTCAAGGCGCTGTCGAAGGATATCCAGCACCCGGTGTCAGGCAATACGTCAGGCGGGGTGACGGCGGGTGGCGGTACGGGCAGCGCCAACGGATTTGCGCAGCCGAACATTTTGGTATCGACGCCGAAGGACATTGCACTGGTCGCGGACAGCTCGACGCATATCGTGGCTGAGAAAGAGGTCAACGTCGTCAGCAACGAAAACACGTACGTTGCAACGGGCAAGTCGTTTGTCGTGGCGGCTGCAGAAAAGGTCAGCTTCTTCGCGCAGAAACTTGGCGCGTTCTTTGTCACGGCGAAAGGCCCGATCAAGCTGTCGGCCAATACGGACGACGTGAACGTCAACGCAGGCAAAGACGTGACCGTGAAGGCCAAGCGCATTGTGCTCGACGCCGACGAAATCATCATCAAGGCTGGCGGCTCGTACACAAGATGGGTTGCCGCTGGCATCGAGGATGGCACGCAAGGCCCACGCACGATCAAATCGGCGTCGCTCAGCCGTCAGGGGCCGAGTTCGATTGCGCAGCATATGAACAGCCTGCCGCAGGCCAAATTCAACGATCCCTATGTACTGCGTGATCGCATCTCCGGCGAAGTGCTGAAGAACCACCCCTACGAACTGGTACGGGGCGACGGCACGCGCATCAAGGGGATGACGAATGATCTTGGCCACGTTGCCGAGCAGAAGAATGAGGACATCGAGACGCTGAAATTGCATGCGCTTCGTCCGGAGCCGCCCGCGAGCGCAGGCAACGGCCAGGAATGA
- a CDS encoding esterase/lipase family protein, which translates to MSDNQAGNQGGDSPFSDDAEQEVVRQMGRTAPDGSSYGTFTLTPASDTRQKELLCDVRPIIPVIFLPGVMGSLLTDKENGNELFFAPNTDGMFGKLGALPALIGLWFTKASSREKQFDPSKAAVTPLGPINVGKHGKNDTPEQFVDEKEARRRGWGSIHRTSYHPVLAWLEETLNQPKLLGEPHGPWVTPDPNGEKWTLKPVIDTDPSDYGALGKGGKITLDSAEFEHFSKFRYRVYAIGYNWLQSNADSGKQVVDGSNYFDPKTQKTTRLMGIKEIIAENNSGKAIILTHSMGGLVARMAIAMHGAEGLMHGVFHNVQPATGAPVAVKRFRTGGGNEGGMNSFINGSLVGRDADEFVAVMANAPGPLELIPMPDYINGDPWWVFARLNGEPVMQLPKDGDAYNEIYLNSNWYGLVPDDSLLDPAGTVAGKLKADNQDLTVSQKFNFLLKDVVAKQSQIKDVYHGKTYAAYNDIGALGQKSHADIKTESEGKGKPSVEKGKSLEDVLTFGKVIWRGNIPPGVTEEELRAARFMRADDSHTGNVRVYLDSHKLSIDFEVQKVAKLPNGATAPDPDKNGIIPGDGTVPAWSAEAQARGLKPGVKGDPAKGVQLAFMQGGYDHQGSYDHPWTRWALLYSVVQIAQDAPEPSC; encoded by the coding sequence ATGAGCGACAATCAGGCAGGTAATCAAGGGGGCGACTCGCCGTTCAGCGACGATGCTGAGCAAGAGGTCGTGCGGCAAATGGGGCGGACCGCTCCAGACGGGTCGTCGTATGGAACATTCACGCTCACTCCTGCAAGCGATACGCGACAAAAGGAACTGTTGTGCGATGTACGACCCATTATCCCCGTGATCTTTCTGCCGGGCGTGATGGGGTCATTGCTGACCGACAAGGAAAACGGCAATGAACTGTTCTTTGCGCCGAACACGGACGGTATGTTCGGAAAACTAGGTGCCCTTCCGGCACTTATTGGCTTGTGGTTCACGAAAGCATCATCGCGAGAAAAACAATTCGATCCAAGTAAGGCTGCGGTGACGCCGCTCGGGCCGATCAATGTCGGCAAGCATGGCAAGAACGACACCCCGGAGCAGTTCGTTGACGAAAAAGAAGCGAGGCGGCGCGGGTGGGGTTCGATTCATCGCACGAGCTATCACCCGGTGCTGGCATGGCTCGAAGAGACGCTGAATCAGCCGAAGCTTCTGGGTGAACCGCATGGGCCGTGGGTCACGCCGGACCCTAACGGAGAGAAATGGACGCTCAAGCCGGTGATCGACACCGATCCGTCCGACTACGGTGCGCTTGGAAAAGGCGGGAAAATCACCTTGGATTCTGCAGAATTCGAGCATTTCTCGAAGTTTCGGTATCGCGTGTACGCCATCGGTTATAACTGGTTGCAGTCGAATGCGGACTCGGGAAAGCAGGTGGTCGACGGTTCCAACTACTTTGATCCGAAGACGCAGAAAACGACGCGGTTGATGGGGATCAAGGAAATCATCGCGGAGAACAATAGCGGGAAGGCAATCATTCTCACCCATTCGATGGGGGGATTGGTGGCCCGGATGGCGATTGCAATGCATGGGGCGGAAGGTTTGATGCACGGGGTGTTTCATAACGTGCAGCCCGCGACGGGGGCTCCGGTTGCGGTAAAGCGGTTCAGGACGGGCGGCGGCAATGAAGGCGGTATGAACAGCTTCATTAACGGCAGTCTTGTCGGTCGCGATGCCGACGAATTTGTGGCGGTGATGGCGAATGCACCTGGGCCTTTGGAACTGATACCGATGCCTGACTACATCAACGGTGACCCATGGTGGGTATTCGCACGGCTCAATGGCGAACCGGTGATGCAGTTGCCGAAGGATGGCGACGCTTACAATGAAATCTATCTTAATTCGAATTGGTACGGATTGGTTCCAGATGATTCTTTGCTGGACCCGGCTGGAACTGTGGCAGGGAAGTTGAAGGCCGATAATCAGGATTTAACCGTCTCTCAGAAATTTAATTTTCTCTTGAAGGACGTTGTGGCGAAGCAAAGTCAGATTAAAGACGTCTATCATGGAAAGACGTACGCGGCATACAATGATATTGGGGCTCTGGGTCAAAAATCGCACGCTGATATCAAGACGGAAAGCGAGGGTAAGGGCAAACCGAGCGTGGAAAAAGGGAAGTCGCTCGAAGATGTGTTGACATTCGGTAAGGTGATTTGGAGGGGGAATATCCCTCCGGGAGTAACGGAAGAAGAATTGCGTGCTGCGAGGTTCATGCGCGCCGATGATTCGCATACAGGTAACGTGCGGGTATATTTGGATTCGCACAAGCTGTCCATCGATTTTGAGGTTCAGAAGGTCGCGAAGTTGCCCAACGGGGCGACGGCGCCTGATCCGGATAAGAACGGCATTATTCCGGGTGATGGTACGGTGCCTGCATGGTCAGCCGAAGCACAGGCACGAGGTCTGAAGCCCGGGGTAAAAGGCGATCCGGCCAAAGGTGTGCAATTGGCGTTTATGCAGGGGGGCTACGATCACCAAGGGAGCTATGACCATCCGTGGACGCGATGGGCATTACTCTACAGCGTTGTACAGATCGCGCAGGATGCGCCGGAGCCGTCATGTTGA